In Lujinxingia vulgaris, a single window of DNA contains:
- a CDS encoding SNF2-related protein, producing the protein MTTDFHAQYWAYTLTVQGSPDSVDGLSRAISNARVDLNPHQVDAALFALKSPLSKGVILADEVGLGKTIEAGLVISQRWAERRRHILVVVPASLRKQWQQELWEKFFIPSVVLERKAWMRLQADGKPNPFDLGDQVVICSYYFAAKHREAVSHVPWDLAVIDEAHRLRNVYKKGNKTAKALSAGLAHATKLLLTATPLQNSLMELYGLASVIDPHLFGDPASFREQFVREPDEELRNRLLKQRISEVCQRTLREQVLEYVRFTERIPVTHEFYASDAEQRLYDDVSEYLRRDTLYGLPSAQRTLMTMVLRKLLASSSFAIGATLERLLYRLRELQEDVRRGAAIDLHDDVEEDFETVEEVQDDWEHDESPDFENGDIDPELLAQEIAIIEACSQLATNIQSNAKGDALLRALSQAFEQADAVGAPKKAVVFTESRRTQDYLYRLLTSNGYEKRVVMINGSNNDEAAKAVYAEWLDRHVDDGVPTGARAVDVRAAITEEFKNNAAILLATEAAAEGVNLQFCSLVFNYDLPWNPQRVEQRIGRCHRYGQTHDVVVVNFVNERNAADRRVLDLLSEKFRLFEGVFGASDDVLGAVESGVDIERRITDIYQRCRTAEDIAAAFDELRAELDEQITTKMSETRERLLEHFDEDVQARLRVHRDLAQASLDERGRMLLNLTRHELGNDATFATDHPRFKYHGAAARHGWYSLDWRVAEAEGLVFYRVDHPLARNIIDDARQRPLTVQHLTFNYAAYGSSIAVLEPYVGRSGWLACSLLTVNSVTDEQFIVLAAITTDGEVLDGEWCRRLMRLDAMAKDVDASPPELTPAVTTQINGHLREVETRNGRYFDAEVQKLDRWSDDLKLGLERELKELDSEIRAKRKESAVALALADKLAAQREIKALEQRRNRKRRDLYEEQDKIDEQRAEIIDGIERQLRTTHAIQRLFTVQWTIQ; encoded by the coding sequence ATGACGACGGATTTTCACGCACAATATTGGGCATATACGCTGACCGTTCAGGGATCGCCGGACTCTGTGGACGGCTTGTCGCGTGCTATTTCTAATGCCCGTGTGGACCTCAACCCGCACCAGGTGGATGCTGCCCTCTTCGCTCTCAAGTCTCCGCTATCTAAAGGCGTGATCCTCGCCGATGAGGTCGGCCTCGGGAAGACAATCGAGGCCGGGCTCGTCATTTCGCAACGATGGGCTGAACGACGCAGGCACATACTGGTCGTTGTGCCGGCCTCGCTGCGAAAGCAATGGCAGCAGGAGTTATGGGAGAAGTTCTTCATCCCGTCGGTAGTGCTGGAGCGGAAGGCATGGATGCGGCTCCAGGCCGATGGCAAGCCCAACCCCTTCGATCTCGGCGATCAGGTAGTCATCTGCTCCTATTATTTTGCCGCAAAACACCGCGAGGCGGTGTCCCATGTCCCGTGGGACCTCGCGGTCATCGACGAGGCTCACCGCCTTCGGAACGTCTACAAGAAGGGTAACAAGACGGCGAAAGCACTTTCTGCAGGACTTGCCCACGCAACAAAGCTGCTGCTGACGGCAACCCCGCTCCAGAACTCGCTGATGGAGTTGTACGGGCTCGCCAGCGTTATTGACCCGCATTTATTCGGCGACCCCGCCTCGTTCCGAGAACAATTTGTTCGCGAGCCCGACGAGGAATTGCGCAATCGGCTCTTAAAGCAACGCATCAGCGAGGTTTGCCAGCGCACGTTGCGGGAGCAGGTGTTGGAGTACGTCCGCTTCACGGAACGTATCCCGGTTACCCACGAATTCTACGCCAGCGACGCAGAGCAGCGGCTGTACGACGATGTCTCCGAATATCTCCGCAGGGACACTCTTTACGGTCTGCCCTCTGCCCAACGCACCCTGATGACCATGGTGCTCCGCAAGCTCCTCGCCTCGTCCTCGTTCGCTATCGGGGCGACGCTCGAGCGCTTGCTGTACCGTTTGCGCGAACTTCAGGAGGATGTGCGCAGGGGCGCTGCCATCGACCTTCATGACGATGTCGAAGAGGACTTCGAGACCGTTGAGGAAGTTCAAGACGACTGGGAACATGACGAATCCCCAGACTTCGAAAACGGCGATATCGACCCTGAGCTGTTGGCCCAGGAGATCGCCATCATCGAAGCGTGCTCGCAGCTCGCCACAAACATCCAGTCCAACGCCAAAGGCGACGCACTGCTGCGAGCATTATCACAGGCCTTCGAGCAGGCAGACGCCGTAGGCGCTCCGAAGAAGGCCGTGGTCTTCACCGAATCGCGGCGCACGCAAGACTACCTTTACCGACTTCTGACATCGAACGGTTATGAGAAGCGCGTCGTGATGATTAATGGCAGCAACAACGACGAGGCTGCCAAAGCCGTTTACGCTGAGTGGCTTGATCGCCATGTAGATGATGGCGTACCCACCGGTGCCCGAGCTGTTGATGTGCGAGCCGCGATCACCGAGGAATTCAAAAACAACGCGGCCATACTCCTGGCAACTGAAGCGGCTGCCGAAGGTGTAAACCTCCAGTTTTGCTCCCTCGTATTCAACTACGACCTGCCCTGGAATCCTCAGCGTGTCGAGCAGCGAATCGGGCGCTGTCACCGTTACGGCCAGACGCATGATGTTGTGGTGGTGAACTTCGTCAATGAACGCAACGCCGCGGACCGCCGCGTCCTCGATCTCCTCTCCGAGAAGTTCCGACTGTTCGAAGGCGTCTTCGGCGCCTCTGATGATGTGCTCGGTGCAGTCGAGTCCGGCGTGGATATTGAGCGGCGGATCACTGACATCTATCAGCGATGCCGCACCGCCGAGGATATTGCTGCTGCTTTCGACGAACTTCGGGCCGAACTCGACGAGCAGATCACAACAAAGATGAGTGAGACTCGAGAACGCCTTCTCGAACACTTCGACGAGGACGTGCAAGCCCGACTCCGCGTTCACCGTGACCTGGCGCAAGCATCGCTGGACGAACGGGGCCGAATGCTGCTGAACCTCACCCGCCACGAGCTCGGCAACGACGCCACCTTCGCTACCGACCATCCCCGGTTCAAATACCATGGCGCTGCGGCCCGGCATGGATGGTACAGCCTCGATTGGAGGGTCGCGGAGGCAGAAGGACTCGTTTTCTACCGCGTCGACCACCCCCTTGCCCGAAATATCATCGACGACGCAAGACAACGGCCACTCACGGTCCAACACCTGACCTTCAACTACGCCGCCTATGGCTCATCCATTGCAGTGTTGGAACCCTATGTGGGTCGTAGCGGGTGGCTAGCATGCAGCCTGCTAACCGTGAATTCCGTAACCGATGAGCAGTTCATCGTTTTGGCCGCAATCACCACTGACGGTGAGGTGCTCGACGGCGAGTGGTGCCGCCGGCTAATGCGCCTTGATGCAATGGCTAAGGACGTCGACGCTTCCCCTCCGGAGCTCACTCCTGCAGTCACCACTCAGATCAACGGGCATCTCCGGGAGGTGGAAACCCGCAATGGGCGCTACTTTGACGCCGAAGTGCAGAAGCTCGACCGTTGGTCGGATGACCTCAAGCTGGGCCTGGAACGAGAGTTGAAAGAACTGGACTCAGAGATTCGAGCCAAACGCAAAGAATCAGCCGTCGCTCTCGCTCTGGCAGATAAACTCGCCGCGCAACGGGAAATCAAAGCCCTTGAGCAACGCCGGAATCGCAAGCGTCGAGACCTCTACGAAGAACAAGACAAGATTGACGAACAACGGGCAGAAATCATTGACGGAATCGAGCGGCAACTTCGCACCACTCACGCAATACAACGGCTGTTCACCGTTCAATGGACTATACAATAG
- a CDS encoding restriction endonuclease: MPNDQPTFDQYIAPLLSLLARHPGGLTTAEVYAALANDLNLSQIQVEELLPSGTQPVHQNRIGWAHNRLKRAELSESVRRGVWALTERGRISAAHFGGELPETVLNALLHTDTSAQMLNELVPGLVGLPADDDLTDAPGDELESRTFTSLEAAKIVLADADGPLHYREITRRVLERGLWFTTAASPEATLLAQVTRHINDGGESSDFRRVSPGCYELNRDGVESPSEIDIEPETISNAAALTPGQNTETLSFTDAAERILQVFAEREPMHHTDITSRALDLRLIVTESQSPASTMYSSISQEIHRRKERGDTPRFELHGNGLIGLTRWSQTGLTAYIQAHNDKIRARLHQQLFEMDPTEFEELVGRLLIALGFGDVDVTSRSNDGGIDVRGTLVVGDVIRTRMAVQVKRWKANISSPTVQQVRGSLGSHEQGLIITTSDFSSGARQEAERPDATPVGLMNGTQLVKLLVEHGIGVEKDELSLLRLG, translated from the coding sequence ATGCCCAACGACCAGCCCACCTTCGATCAGTACATCGCCCCCCTGCTCTCCCTGCTTGCCCGGCACCCCGGCGGCCTCACGACGGCCGAGGTCTACGCCGCGCTGGCCAACGACCTGAACCTCTCCCAAATACAGGTCGAGGAGCTCCTTCCCAGCGGCACTCAGCCGGTCCATCAGAACCGCATTGGTTGGGCGCACAATCGTCTTAAGCGGGCGGAGCTTTCGGAGAGTGTCAGGCGTGGGGTGTGGGCGTTGACCGAGCGCGGTCGCATCAGCGCGGCGCATTTTGGCGGCGAACTCCCGGAGACGGTTCTCAATGCCCTGCTGCATACCGACACCAGCGCGCAGATGCTCAATGAGCTCGTCCCGGGACTCGTCGGGCTCCCAGCCGACGATGACCTGACCGACGCCCCTGGTGACGAGCTAGAATCGCGGACCTTCACCAGTCTTGAAGCTGCCAAAATCGTATTGGCCGACGCCGACGGACCGCTTCACTACCGAGAGATCACGCGCCGCGTCCTTGAGCGCGGCCTCTGGTTCACCACCGCCGCATCACCCGAAGCCACCCTGCTCGCCCAGGTCACGCGCCACATCAATGATGGCGGCGAGTCGTCGGATTTTCGACGTGTATCCCCGGGATGTTATGAGCTCAATCGAGACGGCGTGGAGAGTCCCTCCGAAATCGACATCGAACCTGAAACCATCTCAAACGCCGCCGCCCTCACTCCCGGTCAAAACACCGAAACCCTCTCCTTCACCGATGCCGCCGAACGCATCCTCCAGGTCTTCGCCGAGCGCGAGCCCATGCACCACACAGACATCACCAGCCGCGCGCTGGATCTGCGCCTCATCGTGACCGAGAGCCAGAGCCCGGCGTCAACGATGTACAGCTCCATCAGTCAGGAGATCCACCGACGCAAAGAACGCGGCGACACCCCGCGTTTTGAGCTCCATGGCAATGGCCTCATCGGCCTGACCCGCTGGAGCCAGACCGGGCTGACCGCCTACATCCAGGCCCATAACGACAAAATCCGCGCGCGCCTCCACCAGCAGCTCTTCGAGATGGACCCCACCGAATTTGAAGAACTCGTCGGCCGCCTTCTCATCGCGCTGGGCTTTGGCGACGTCGACGTCACCAGCCGCTCCAACGACGGCGGCATCGACGTGCGCGGCACCCTGGTCGTTGGCGACGTCATCCGCACCCGCATGGCCGTCCAGGTCAAACGCTGGAAAGCCAACATCAGCAGTCCCACCGTCCAGCAGGTCCGCGGCAGCCTCGGCTCCCACGAACAGGGCCTGATCATCACCACCAGTGACTTCAGCTCCGGCGCCCGCCAGGAGGCCGAACGCCCCGACGCCACGCCGGTGGGTTTGATGAACGGGACGCAGCTTGTGAAGTTGCTGGTCGAGCATGGGATTGGGGTGGAGAAGGATGAGTTGAGTTTGTTGCGGTTGGGGTGA
- a CDS encoding B12-binding domain-containing radical SAM protein, whose translation MNVTKHRRIIAVDFYWTRDKDPRVPLGHASLITALREIPGVDVHSLALPVNLEPQRSEDIADNILELAEGCAAREVDVALGAYVWGEELLGQVLAQLRAKGFQGRIIIGGPQISYSGPGLENIYPEADIFVRGYGEDALRALAATAEHQDILGVHWAGTKDASEQARVDLEKLPSPWLTGAIPLEGQRFIRWETQRGCMFRCAFCQHREPGKRLTQRTLGLQRIEAEIDLFCASDVAEIAVLDPIFNMAPHAAGVLARFRERGFQGRLSLQCRAETMTTELYDAGSGLELCLEFGLQTIHKSEMAAIRRNNALPLVDEALEQARRRGIDHEVSLIFGLPEQTLKSFEESVQWCLTRRVPVLKAFPLMLLRGTRLDLDRAKWDLRDSGGAMPMVLEAATFDYDDWRQMARLSEALKLTEGDHPETLEELRDIATSLEPNVLRWMPEQPGRAM comes from the coding sequence ATGAACGTTACGAAACATCGTAGAATCATCGCTGTCGACTTTTACTGGACCCGCGACAAAGACCCCCGCGTCCCCCTGGGCCACGCGTCGTTGATCACCGCGCTTCGAGAGATACCCGGCGTGGACGTGCACTCCCTGGCACTCCCCGTCAACCTGGAGCCCCAGCGGTCGGAGGACATCGCCGACAACATTCTCGAACTCGCCGAAGGATGCGCCGCTCGCGAGGTGGACGTCGCGCTGGGTGCCTACGTGTGGGGCGAGGAGCTGCTGGGGCAGGTTCTGGCCCAGCTGCGAGCGAAGGGATTTCAGGGCCGCATCATCATCGGAGGGCCCCAAATCTCGTATAGCGGGCCGGGGCTGGAGAACATCTATCCCGAGGCCGACATCTTCGTACGCGGTTACGGGGAGGATGCACTCCGCGCGCTCGCTGCGACCGCGGAACATCAAGACATTTTGGGGGTACACTGGGCCGGCACGAAGGACGCGTCCGAGCAGGCGCGGGTGGACCTGGAGAAGCTGCCCTCGCCCTGGCTCACGGGTGCAATTCCTCTCGAAGGTCAGCGCTTCATTCGCTGGGAAACGCAGCGGGGATGCATGTTTCGATGTGCCTTTTGCCAGCACCGCGAGCCCGGGAAGCGGCTGACACAGCGGACCTTAGGGTTGCAACGGATCGAGGCGGAGATTGACCTCTTCTGCGCGTCGGACGTGGCGGAGATCGCCGTACTCGACCCGATCTTCAACATGGCGCCGCATGCGGCTGGCGTGCTGGCGCGCTTTCGTGAGCGCGGCTTCCAGGGACGCCTTTCCCTGCAGTGTCGCGCCGAGACAATGACGACCGAACTTTATGATGCGGGAAGCGGTCTCGAACTGTGCCTGGAGTTCGGGCTGCAGACGATTCACAAAAGTGAGATGGCAGCGATTCGCCGCAACAACGCTCTGCCCCTGGTCGACGAAGCCTTGGAGCAAGCCCGACGTCGGGGTATCGACCACGAAGTGTCGCTGATCTTCGGCCTGCCCGAGCAGACGCTAAAGTCCTTTGAAGAGAGCGTGCAATGGTGTCTGACACGCCGCGTACCGGTGCTCAAAGCCTTCCCCCTGATGCTCCTTCGCGGGACTCGCCTCGACCTCGACCGCGCGAAGTGGGACCTGCGCGACAGCGGCGGCGCGATGCCAATGGTCCTGGAGGCCGCGACGTTTGACTACGACGATTGGCGCCAGATGGCTCGCCTCTCCGAGGCGTTGAAACTCACCGAAGGCGACCACCCCGAGACGCTCGAAGAACTACGCGACATCGCCACCAGTCTTGAGCCCAATGTCCTTCGATGGATGCCCGAGCAGCCAGGGAGGGCGATGTGA
- a CDS encoding DUF4258 domain-containing protein, which yields MSYFYNNHWSEIRYTDHARERMQERDIDEHEVEQVIRRGERVRDGSSFKVEIPEERLDNTRLDSRLRRVVVVLTTDTDAVKTVYRRDAPGTGDNAFSRGYTRTHAQRAWQRPIGLQTHYSSSCEFRLGDYIKWKKKQKT from the coding sequence ATGAGCTACTTCTACAACAACCATTGGAGCGAGATTCGCTACACCGACCACGCACGCGAGCGCATGCAGGAGCGCGACATCGACGAACACGAGGTCGAACAGGTTATCAGGCGCGGCGAGCGTGTGCGCGACGGCAGCAGCTTTAAAGTCGAGATTCCCGAAGAAAGGCTCGACAACACCCGCCTCGACTCGCGACTGCGGCGAGTTGTGGTGGTCCTCACCACCGACACCGATGCGGTGAAGACCGTCTATCGCCGAGATGCACCCGGCACGGGCGACAATGCTTTCTCTCGGGGCTATACGCGGACGCACGCTCAACGCGCCTGGCAGCGGCCGATCGGGCTCCAGACGCATTATTCATCGAGCTGTGAGTTTCGTCTGGGCGACTATATAAAGTGGAAAAAGAAGCAGAAGACGTAA
- a CDS encoding DUF4145 domain-containing protein: MTNLSVPMRCPHCNNNSPSLILSTYWDIATTHAPGMAGHEWQIGECYEFAECISCGERFFYMYHWHEHMEPEEAVPKVLFPSEKSVPEGVPEHIKNSLLAANKVRNIDYNAYATLLGRTLELICVDQSASGKDLYEKINDLVNRDLIPKTLADIAHNVRILRNYGAHATKGEISEQEVPVLDSLIHSLCEYLYVFPSLLNDAQKALNRCKSNQKKQNT; the protein is encoded by the coding sequence ATGACCAACCTTTCAGTACCAATGCGATGCCCACACTGTAATAACAATAGCCCTTCGCTCATCCTCTCTACTTATTGGGATATTGCTACCACTCACGCTCCCGGAATGGCAGGACATGAATGGCAAATTGGAGAATGCTATGAATTTGCTGAATGCATTTCGTGCGGAGAGAGATTTTTCTACATGTATCACTGGCATGAACACATGGAACCAGAAGAGGCTGTACCAAAAGTACTCTTCCCAAGTGAAAAATCAGTACCTGAAGGCGTCCCAGAGCACATCAAGAATAGTCTTCTGGCTGCTAATAAAGTGCGCAATATCGATTACAATGCTTATGCCACCCTCCTTGGCCGAACATTGGAATTGATATGTGTAGACCAATCAGCATCTGGAAAAGACCTTTATGAAAAAATAAACGATCTTGTGAATCGAGATTTAATTCCCAAGACACTTGCAGACATTGCTCATAACGTAAGAATCCTTCGCAACTATGGCGCCCATGCGACTAAGGGAGAGATTTCCGAACAAGAGGTACCAGTACTGGACTCTTTGATTCATTCACTATGTGAGTATCTTTATGTCTTCCCGTCACTTCTCAATGACGCGCAGAAAGCATTAAACCGCTGCAAGTCCAATCAGAAAAAACAGAACACATAA
- a CDS encoding helix-turn-helix domain-containing protein gives MTRLHSDKLRLARWLRTTTQAELSASSGVSQAKISKIENGLESGDDDIADAIESALNLAPGFLRATGTRSSLPEHFYRKRASILVREQRWIEAVVVLARQGIAALCESVSIEPSFPTPRIPCNLNTINPASDVARDVRRLLMIPEGPIRSLVDVIESTGTIIIPIYGAPSTFDAMASPAVTGSPWDLIFFNPEMPGDRIRFTLAHEFGHLIMHRGQSENCEEEADDFASEFLLPAANLRPLLRGLDLDRALQLKQIWGSSIGALVYKANALGCISSNRYRSLQVMISQRGWRKDEPGHVPAPQPGLFHEIINIHLNNLNYSIGDIGHLFGVSGREFQDQYFPQSLGLRIVK, from the coding sequence ATGACTCGGCTACATAGTGACAAATTACGCCTTGCACGCTGGCTACGAACAACCACGCAAGCTGAGTTGTCAGCTAGCTCGGGCGTTTCTCAGGCAAAAATCTCCAAAATTGAAAACGGGCTTGAATCAGGTGATGATGATATTGCTGATGCAATCGAATCAGCACTTAATCTGGCACCTGGTTTTCTCCGAGCTACCGGGACACGCTCTTCACTTCCTGAACATTTTTATCGGAAGCGAGCATCGATCCTCGTACGCGAACAACGCTGGATCGAAGCAGTTGTCGTGTTAGCCCGGCAGGGTATAGCAGCACTCTGTGAATCAGTCAGCATCGAACCCAGCTTCCCAACGCCTCGCATTCCCTGCAATTTAAATACAATAAATCCGGCTAGCGACGTCGCGCGTGACGTGCGCAGACTTTTGATGATTCCTGAAGGGCCGATTCGCTCTTTGGTAGATGTCATCGAAAGTACTGGCACCATAATTATACCTATTTATGGGGCACCTTCCACGTTTGACGCGATGGCATCCCCCGCAGTTACAGGAAGCCCTTGGGACCTTATCTTTTTCAATCCTGAAATGCCGGGTGACCGAATTCGATTCACACTCGCGCATGAGTTCGGACACCTCATTATGCATCGCGGACAGAGCGAAAACTGCGAAGAAGAAGCAGATGATTTTGCTTCAGAGTTCTTACTACCAGCGGCGAATCTACGACCACTACTTCGAGGGCTTGATTTAGATAGAGCGCTTCAACTAAAACAGATTTGGGGTTCGTCAATTGGCGCTCTCGTTTATAAAGCAAATGCGCTTGGATGCATTTCGAGCAATCGCTACCGTTCTCTGCAAGTAATGATCAGTCAACGCGGATGGAGAAAAGATGAACCAGGTCACGTACCGGCCCCTCAACCTGGACTCTTTCACGAGATAATAAACATTCATTTAAACAATTTGAACTATAGCATTGGTGACATTGGGCACCTTTTTGGGGTATCTGGCAGAGAATTCCAAGATCAATACTTTCCACAAAGTTTAGGCCTTCGCATTGTCAAATAA